A stretch of the Macaca thibetana thibetana isolate TM-01 chromosome X, ASM2454274v1, whole genome shotgun sequence genome encodes the following:
- the ZNF75D gene encoding LOW QUALITY PROTEIN: zinc finger protein 75D (The sequence of the model RefSeq protein was modified relative to this genomic sequence to represent the inferred CDS: substituted 1 base at 1 genomic stop codon) has protein sequence MTMRELKADSCSNPQMGAMWETSGSVNENFSQSKKYSANIESLGPESACRHFWSFRYHEATGPLETISQLQKLCHQWLRPEIHSKEQILEMLVLEQFLSILPKETQNWVQKHHPQNVKQALVLVEFLQREPDGTKNEVTAHELGKEAVLLGGTAVAPGFKWKPAEPQPMGVFQKEYWNTYRVLQEQLGWNTHKETQPVYERAVHDQQMLALSEQKRTKDXKMASKLILPESPSLLTFEDVAVYFSEEEWQLLDPPEKTLYNDVMQDIYETVISLGLKLKNDTGNDHPISVSTSEIQTSGCKVSKKTRMKIAQKTMGRENPGDTHSVQKWHRAFPRKKRKKLATCKQEVPKLMDLHGKGPTGEKPFKCQECGKSFRVSSDLIKHQRIHTGEKPYKCQQCDKRFRWSSDLNKHFMTHQGIKPYRCSWCGKSFSHNTNLHTHQRIHTGEKPFKCDECGKRFIQNSHLIKHQRTHTGEQPYTCSICKRNFSRRSSLLRHQKLHRRREACLLSSD, from the exons ATGACGATGAGAGAGCTGAAGGCGGATTCATGCTCAAACCCCCAGATGGGGGCTATGTGGGAGACTAGTGGGTCTGTGAATGAGAACTTCAGTCAGAGTAAGAAATACAGCGCAAACATAGAGAGTCTTGGTCCTGAGAGCGCTTGCAGGCACTTCTGGAGCTTCCGTTATCATGAAGCAACTGGACCGCTTGAGACCATCAGCCAACTTCAGAAATTATGCCATCAGTGGCTGAGGCCAGAGATCCACTCAAAAGAGCAGATCTTGGAAATGCTGGTGTTAGAGCAGTTCCTGAGCATTCTGCCCAAGGAGACCCAGAACTGGGTGCAGAAGCATCATCCACAGAATGTCAAACAGGCTCTGGTCCTGGTGGAATTCTTGCAGAGGGAGCCTGATGGAACAAAGAATGAG GTCACAGCCCATGAGCTGGGAAAGGAGGCAGTGCTCTTGGGAGGAACAGCAGTGGCCCCAGGCTTCAAGTGGAAGCCAGCAGAGCCCCAACCAATGGGTGTGTTCCAGAAAGAATATTGGAATACATACCGGGTACTACAAGAACAGCTGGGCTGGAACACTCACAAAGAAACCCAGCCTGTATATGAAAGAG CTGTGCATGATCAACAGATGTTAGCCCTTTCTGAGCAGAAAAGAACCAAAGACTGAAAGATGGCATCTAAACTCATCCTGCCTGAGTCCCCG AGTTTGTTGACATTTGAAGATGTGGCTGTGTATTTTTCTGAGGAAGAATGGCAATTATTGGATCCTCCTGAGAAGACTCTCTACAATGATGTAATGCAGGATATCTATGAGACTGTCATCTCTCTAG GGTTAAAGCTAAAAAATGACACTGGAAATGATCATCCTATATCTGTTTCTACATCAGAAATACAAACATCAGGATGCAAAGTATCAAAAAAGACCAGAATGAAAATTGCCCAGAAAACAATGGGCAGGGAAAATCCTGGTGATACACACAGTGTACAGAAATGGCATCGAGCTTttccaaggaagaaaagaaagaaacttgcaACTTGTAAACAAGAGGTTCCAAAACTTATGGATCTTCATGGGAAAGGCCCCACAGGGGAGAAACCTTTTAAATGTCAGGAATGTGGGAAAAGCTTCAGAGTTAGCTCTGATCTTATTAAACaccagagaattcacactggagagaaaccctataaatgtcAACAATGTGACAAGAGGTTTAGATGGAGTTCAGATCTTAATAAGCACTTCATGACCCATCAAGGAATAAAACCATATAGATGCTCATGGTGTGGGAAAAGCTTTAGTCATAACACAAATCTACACACACACCAAAGAATTCACACAGGAGAGAAGCCCTTTAAATGTGATGAATGTGGAAAAAGATTCATTCAGAACTCCCACCTTATTAAACACCAGAGAACTCACACAGGTGAGCAGCCTTATACATGTAGCATATGCAAGAGAAACTTTAGTAGGCGATCAAGCCTTCTTAGACACCAGAAACTCCACAGAAGAAGGGAAGCATGTCTACTGTCTTCAGACTGA